A genomic window from Trueperella bialowiezensis includes:
- a CDS encoding HD domain-containing protein has translation MAPTAASLLPATQELLRAHLEATSAPRPAVRYRFEHSLRVARLGRVVAERSHLDPDMLQLGCLLHDIGKYDAQVPVDHGRAGAVVVNSWFDSQGFHGSAADEIVQGIAMHVDGQFNPRTDGEGTDRAASGEPYLTFTRNPGPVATSIGDCDNLDRFSAYRIADTLHYVRFMDKSTAEQREFIKDYLFNLSGLYDYECTTEAAQQMWIDRLDFQQEYFTRLLADVG, from the coding sequence ATGGCACCGACCGCCGCCTCACTCCTGCCCGCCACACAAGAACTTCTCCGCGCCCACCTCGAGGCCACCAGTGCACCCCGCCCTGCCGTGCGTTACCGCTTCGAGCACAGCCTGCGCGTGGCCCGGCTCGGCCGCGTCGTCGCCGAACGCTCACACCTTGACCCGGACATGCTTCAGCTTGGCTGCCTCCTCCACGACATCGGAAAGTACGACGCGCAAGTGCCGGTGGATCATGGCCGGGCGGGCGCCGTCGTCGTCAACTCCTGGTTCGACAGCCAAGGCTTCCACGGATCGGCCGCCGATGAAATCGTCCAAGGAATCGCCATGCACGTGGACGGCCAGTTCAACCCGCGTACCGACGGCGAGGGCACAGACCGCGCTGCCTCCGGAGAGCCCTACCTCACCTTCACCCGCAATCCCGGCCCGGTGGCCACGTCGATCGGCGACTGCGATAACCTCGATCGGTTTAGCGCCTACCGAATCGCCGACACCCTCCACTACGTGCGATTCATGGACAAATCCACCGCCGAGCAGCGCGAATTTATTAAGGACTACCTGTTCAACCTGAGCGGACTCTACGATTACGAATGCACCACCGAGGCCGCGCAACAGATGTGGATCGACCGGCTCGATTTCCAGCAGGAATACTTCACCCGCCTGCTGGCCGACGTCGGCTAA
- a CDS encoding beta-glucosidase family protein → MTTENRPWMDESLSPRERAEKLVEAMTLEQKIAQMHGGMETINIYAMTNDIESSEDMEQLAAQINVERHVKGIEELGIPRFRITNGPVGVGMGDGAEAPEATALPMTIGVAASFDKELAYEYGDIIGEETADAGQHVLEGPAVNLHRTVTAGRNFEYFSEDPYLSGAMGVEVTKAIQSHDVIAMGKHYAVNDQEHDRFRTNVELDERTLREMYLLPFEMLVKDGDIASIMSAYNRVRGDYATENRYLLNDVLRGDWGFEGYVQSDFWSTRSCAASLNAGLDHEMPDAKWFNEDLLKAALEDTSTEIDLIDRALIRRFTQMFRFNQFGKEYNPVPINGEKNGKLARKLGAQMAVLLKNDDDVLPLSPDQGKMLIVGQKKFAQDACQGGGGSSKVSPIYVVDPEPGMKNVIEELGGKTEVSSFIVADDLANLDEAVEAAKGADIVVVMAGLIATEGADSPTMLMPNKQNDMVAKLLEANKNTVVVLKSSAPMVMPWVDDAATILEVWNQGVEDGHVVADLLFGRVNPSGKVPTTYPKREEDWIGHGHPERYPGINEGEGYDTIHYSEGLEMGYRWFQANDVEPQFAFGFGLSYTTFELADVEVSGSADGVKVSATVKNVGDVDGAEVVQVYLGVPSEGQPPKRLVAFEKVTVPAGGSEKVEIDIPASATHHPLGVWDVVAHDFVVPKGEFKVYVGTSSEDDSNVSTFTV, encoded by the coding sequence ATGACTACCGAGAATCGTCCCTGGATGGACGAATCGCTCTCACCTCGGGAGCGCGCTGAAAAACTCGTCGAGGCCATGACCCTCGAGCAGAAGATCGCTCAAATGCACGGCGGCATGGAAACGATCAACATTTACGCAATGACGAACGACATTGAGTCGTCCGAGGACATGGAGCAGCTGGCCGCCCAGATTAACGTGGAGCGCCATGTCAAGGGAATTGAGGAGCTCGGGATCCCGCGCTTCCGTATCACGAACGGCCCGGTGGGCGTTGGTATGGGCGACGGCGCAGAGGCTCCCGAAGCGACCGCGTTGCCGATGACGATCGGCGTGGCCGCCTCTTTCGATAAGGAGCTCGCCTACGAATACGGCGACATCATCGGCGAGGAAACCGCCGACGCCGGTCAGCACGTGCTCGAAGGTCCGGCTGTCAACCTGCATCGCACCGTCACCGCAGGGCGCAACTTCGAATACTTCTCCGAAGATCCCTACCTATCCGGTGCGATGGGTGTGGAGGTCACGAAGGCGATCCAGTCGCACGACGTGATCGCGATGGGCAAGCACTACGCCGTCAACGATCAGGAACATGACCGCTTCCGCACCAATGTGGAGCTTGACGAGCGTACGCTGCGCGAAATGTACCTACTGCCATTCGAAATGCTCGTCAAGGACGGCGACATCGCGTCGATCATGTCCGCATACAACCGCGTGCGCGGCGATTATGCTACGGAGAATCGCTACCTGCTCAACGACGTGCTTCGCGGCGACTGGGGCTTCGAAGGCTACGTGCAGTCTGACTTCTGGTCGACCCGCTCGTGTGCGGCGTCGCTGAACGCCGGCCTCGACCACGAGATGCCAGACGCCAAGTGGTTTAACGAGGATCTGCTCAAGGCCGCACTCGAAGACACCTCGACGGAAATCGATCTTATTGACCGCGCGCTTATCCGCCGCTTCACCCAAATGTTCCGCTTCAACCAGTTCGGCAAGGAATACAACCCGGTGCCGATCAACGGTGAGAAGAACGGCAAGCTGGCACGCAAGCTCGGCGCCCAAATGGCGGTGTTGCTGAAGAACGACGACGACGTACTTCCGCTGTCGCCGGATCAGGGCAAGATGCTCATTGTTGGCCAGAAGAAGTTCGCTCAGGATGCCTGCCAGGGTGGCGGCGGCTCGTCGAAGGTGAGCCCGATCTACGTGGTCGATCCGGAGCCGGGCATGAAGAACGTTATCGAAGAGCTTGGCGGGAAGACGGAGGTCAGCTCGTTTATCGTTGCTGATGATCTGGCGAACCTTGATGAGGCCGTGGAGGCTGCGAAGGGCGCGGATATCGTCGTCGTCATGGCTGGTCTCATCGCCACGGAAGGCGCCGATTCGCCCACCATGCTCATGCCAAACAAGCAGAACGACATGGTTGCCAAGCTTCTTGAGGCGAACAAGAACACTGTTGTCGTGCTCAAGTCGTCGGCGCCCATGGTCATGCCGTGGGTCGACGACGCCGCCACCATCCTCGAAGTGTGGAACCAGGGTGTTGAAGACGGCCACGTGGTTGCCGACCTGCTGTTTGGCCGGGTCAACCCGTCCGGCAAGGTGCCGACCACCTACCCGAAGCGCGAAGAGGACTGGATCGGCCACGGCCACCCCGAACGCTACCCCGGCATCAACGAGGGCGAAGGCTACGACACGATCCACTACAGCGAAGGCTTGGAGATGGGTTACCGCTGGTTCCAGGCCAACGACGTCGAACCGCAGTTCGCGTTCGGTTTCGGACTGTCGTACACCACGTTCGAGTTGGCCGACGTGGAGGTGTCCGGTTCGGCCGACGGCGTGAAGGTGAGTGCCACCGTGAAGAACGTGGGCGACGTCGACGGCGCCGAGGTGGTCCAGGTGTACCTGGGCGTGCCGTCGGAGGGGCAGCCGCCGAAGCGCCTGGTCGCATTCGAGAAGGTGACCGTGCCAGCTGGCGGGTCCGAGAAGGTGGAGATCGACATTCCGGCCAGCGCAACCCACCACCCGCTTGGCGTGTGGGACGTGGTCGCTCACGACTTCGTAGTTCCAAAGGGCGAGTTCAAGGTATACGTGGGCACGTCGTCCGAGGATGACTCGAACGTGAGCACGTTTACCGTGTAA
- a CDS encoding acetamidase/formamidase family protein: MMTTHFLSKADGTDGFHADREPKLRIAPGTGEKITFETDDEAYAQMHEFKSMDKVTATLNPLTGPVYVEGAEPGDVLAVHIHDIQFPSEVGWSVFLPGAGALAAQMGDEMYTRKIPVVDGQVHVTENMSVPAAPMIGCIGVAAADVTMSTVMPSYPTGGNMDLTDAAPGSTVYLPIQVEGALLYIGDLHAVMSRGESSFVAIEAAGEATVSVDLIKAPGEDNSLSRLRAPRVETADEIVAVGLGDPVQDSIVMAYESLFDVLTTDKGLSKEDAYTLMSAVAHTELGGPTGSKDPDPLHPFRAIGAVTLARIEKKYLG; the protein is encoded by the coding sequence ATGATGACTACACATTTCCTCAGTAAAGCAGACGGTACGGACGGCTTCCACGCCGATCGGGAACCGAAACTGCGCATCGCGCCGGGCACCGGTGAGAAGATCACGTTCGAAACCGACGACGAAGCCTACGCGCAAATGCACGAATTCAAGTCGATGGATAAGGTGACTGCCACACTTAACCCGCTCACCGGGCCGGTGTACGTGGAAGGTGCCGAACCTGGAGACGTGCTGGCCGTACACATTCACGATATTCAGTTCCCGTCCGAGGTTGGCTGGTCAGTGTTCCTACCGGGCGCCGGCGCTTTGGCCGCGCAGATGGGTGACGAGATGTACACCCGCAAGATTCCGGTCGTGGATGGCCAGGTGCATGTGACCGAGAATATGTCGGTGCCGGCAGCCCCGATGATCGGCTGTATCGGTGTAGCGGCTGCGGACGTCACGATGTCGACCGTCATGCCCTCCTATCCGACCGGCGGCAACATGGACCTGACCGACGCCGCACCGGGATCAACCGTGTATCTGCCGATTCAGGTGGAGGGCGCACTGCTCTACATTGGTGATCTGCACGCGGTGATGTCCCGCGGCGAATCCTCATTCGTGGCAATTGAGGCCGCCGGCGAAGCTACCGTGAGCGTAGACCTCATCAAGGCTCCAGGCGAGGACAATTCCCTTTCGCGCCTGCGCGCTCCCCGAGTGGAAACCGCCGACGAGATCGTGGCTGTTGGCCTCGGCGATCCGGTCCAGGATTCGATCGTCATGGCCTACGAATCACTGTTCGACGTTCTGACCACCGATAAGGGTCTGAGCAAGGAAGACGCTTACACGCTCATGTCCGCCGTTGCGCACACCGAGCTCGGTGGGCCCACGGGTTCGAAAGATCCGGATCCGCTACATCCGTTCCGCGCAATTGGCGCCGTGACGCTCGCGCGCATTGAGAAGAAGTACCTCGGATAG
- a CDS encoding alpha/beta fold hydrolase: MVFLDISYPSFNDRDEVYAWINTPVGEAPLAIVHLVHGLGEHSGRYQRLVTELVENGIAVVANDHVGHGRTAMRSEIWKDTGETGWQTYVEDERELARQAMEFFPDAAYYMLGHSWGSLIARAYTQKYGGMLDGLILTGPVEQMLGAKKVNRKTLQKQIDAGKGADKVTQRYLKQLFAGVNDRFGEFAHPNAWLCTDDAVVYDHEIDPFNGSDEIMSYRFLKDFLDLYDAVTSANIADTWPAELSVLLLAGDKDPVGNYGEGVYHLANKLIEGGVTDVHTQVIPGIRHEVLNEPKIKKNVVNDILMFIMFHTVGPILEEEFGDELPSDLDDFFPGSFGGPGEPDFPMGGPGFGGPGFGGPGFGGPGFGGPGFGGPGFGGPGNIPPSFLRGSGFIGDIPDTIPDDFMTDDPDEGAK; encoded by the coding sequence GTGGTTTTCCTCGATATTTCATACCCATCATTCAATGACCGCGACGAGGTGTACGCCTGGATTAATACTCCGGTAGGTGAGGCGCCGCTCGCGATTGTGCATCTCGTGCACGGCTTAGGTGAGCATTCGGGCCGTTATCAGCGCCTCGTCACGGAACTGGTGGAAAACGGGATCGCCGTCGTCGCGAATGATCACGTCGGCCACGGACGAACAGCCATGAGGTCTGAAATCTGGAAGGACACCGGGGAAACCGGCTGGCAAACCTATGTGGAAGATGAGCGTGAGCTCGCCCGCCAGGCGATGGAATTCTTCCCCGACGCCGCCTACTACATGCTCGGACACTCATGGGGGTCGCTCATTGCGCGGGCGTACACCCAAAAATATGGCGGCATGCTAGACGGCCTGATTCTCACCGGTCCCGTGGAGCAGATGCTCGGTGCGAAGAAGGTCAACCGGAAGACACTGCAAAAACAGATCGACGCCGGTAAGGGCGCCGACAAGGTTACGCAACGATACTTGAAGCAACTGTTCGCCGGGGTCAATGACAGGTTTGGCGAGTTCGCCCATCCGAATGCGTGGCTGTGTACCGACGACGCCGTTGTTTACGACCACGAAATCGATCCGTTTAACGGCTCGGACGAAATAATGAGCTACCGGTTCCTCAAAGATTTTCTGGATTTGTACGACGCCGTCACCTCGGCGAACATTGCTGACACCTGGCCAGCTGAGCTGTCCGTGCTTCTCCTTGCTGGAGACAAAGATCCGGTAGGTAACTATGGTGAAGGTGTTTATCACCTTGCAAACAAGCTCATCGAGGGTGGAGTGACGGACGTGCACACCCAGGTGATCCCAGGAATACGCCACGAAGTGTTGAATGAGCCGAAGATCAAGAAGAACGTTGTTAACGACATCCTGATGTTCATCATGTTTCACACGGTGGGGCCGATTCTGGAAGAAGAATTTGGGGACGAGTTACCCTCTGATCTCGACGACTTCTTCCCCGGTTCGTTCGGCGGGCCTGGCGAGCCCGATTTCCCGATGGGTGGGCCTGGCTTTGGCGGCCCCGGGTTTGGCGGGCCAGGTTTTGGAGGCCCGGGCTTTGGCGGCCCCGGGTTCGGAGGGCCCGGCTTCGGTGGGCCGGGTAATATTCCGCCGAGTTTCCTTCGCGGCAGCGGGTTCATAGGAGATATTCCAGACACGATCCCGGATGACTTTATGACCGACGATCCTGACGAGGGCGCCAAGTAG
- the dnaB gene encoding replicative DNA helicase — protein sequence MSEVSSFERVPPQDIDAERSVLGGMMLSKDAIADVLEVLRGEDFYRPAHETIFNVILELFGRGEPADAITVSSAVAKNGDLDRVGGRTYIFDLVNSVPTAANASYYAKIVADQAKMRKLIEVGTRITQLGYTTDGGDADELLNMAQSEVYHMTESRATQDHIEMKDLVKELAREVDANASREDSIVGLSTGFQELDDILNGLRGGQMIIVAARPGMGKTTIAMDFCRHIAIKEERPVAFFSLEMNRVELGLRILSAESDVFLKNLLKGDIRQSQWARISKTLERISSAPLLVDDSPNLTMMEIRSKARRLKQQFDIELIVIDYLQLLTSGGRTPESRQQEVSEFSRSIKLLAKELEIPIIAISQLNRNPEQRGDKRPAVADLRESGSLEQDADVVLLIHRPQSVDGAPDDPPAEVIVGKNRSGPTGKIELAFQGNYTRFANFAADQP from the coding sequence GTGTCAGAAGTGTCATCATTTGAGCGCGTGCCACCGCAGGATATTGATGCGGAGCGCTCTGTTCTCGGCGGAATGATGCTGAGTAAGGACGCGATTGCAGACGTGCTCGAAGTGCTGCGCGGAGAAGATTTCTACCGCCCGGCACACGAGACGATATTCAACGTCATCCTTGAACTCTTCGGTCGCGGTGAGCCAGCCGATGCGATCACCGTGTCGTCTGCCGTGGCAAAGAACGGGGATTTGGACCGGGTTGGCGGGCGCACCTATATTTTTGACCTCGTCAATAGCGTGCCGACTGCGGCAAACGCGAGTTACTACGCGAAGATCGTGGCAGACCAGGCGAAGATGCGAAAGCTCATCGAAGTCGGTACGCGTATCACTCAGCTGGGATATACCACCGACGGCGGAGATGCGGACGAGCTGCTCAACATGGCGCAGTCTGAGGTCTATCACATGACCGAATCGCGAGCTACACAAGACCACATCGAAATGAAGGATCTCGTCAAAGAGCTTGCGAGGGAAGTTGATGCCAACGCGAGCCGAGAAGATTCCATCGTTGGTCTATCCACGGGTTTCCAGGAGCTTGACGACATCCTGAACGGTCTGCGTGGCGGCCAGATGATTATCGTGGCGGCACGCCCGGGTATGGGCAAGACGACGATTGCGATGGACTTTTGCCGCCATATTGCGATCAAGGAAGAACGCCCAGTCGCATTCTTCTCGCTGGAAATGAACCGCGTTGAGCTGGGCCTGCGTATTCTTTCTGCAGAATCTGATGTTTTCCTCAAGAATCTTTTGAAGGGCGATATTCGGCAGAGCCAGTGGGCGCGCATTTCTAAAACCCTTGAGCGGATCTCCTCTGCGCCGCTCCTCGTAGACGATTCCCCGAACCTCACGATGATGGAGATCCGTTCGAAGGCCCGCCGCTTGAAGCAACAGTTCGACATCGAGCTCATCGTTATCGACTACCTTCAGCTGCTCACGTCTGGTGGGCGCACCCCCGAATCGCGCCAGCAAGAAGTCTCCGAATTTTCACGTTCGATCAAGCTACTTGCGAAAGAGCTCGAAATTCCGATTATTGCGATTTCGCAGCTCAACCGTAACCCGGAACAGCGTGGAGACAAGCGCCCCGCCGTCGCTGATCTTCGTGAGTCTGGTTCGCTCGAGCAGGACGCCGACGTCGTGCTACTCATCCACCGCCCACAAAGTGTGGACGGCGCTCCTGACGATCCGCCGGCAGAAGTGATCGTGGGTAAGAACCGTTCCGGCCCCACGGGCAAGATCGAACTCGCATTCCAGGGCAACTACACGCGGTTTGCCAACTTCGCTGCAGACCAACCCTAA
- a CDS encoding MATE family efflux transporter, with amino-acid sequence MSTGKSNPRDIDRSIRQLALPSLATLLAEPLLIAVDTTMVGRLGTHPLAGLSLASTVLTTLVGICIFLSYATTAATARYVGASEPAKGLRQGIDGMWLGAGLGVILGVVLFAFAPTILGWFGPEAPVLDQAVRYARTSALGLPGMLLVLAANGTLRGFADTRTPLIAATAGALLNIPLNAVLIYPVGLGVAGAGLGTAIAQIAMGAYLGVVVKNLARTHAVALRPSGAGVLRSLKDAVPLIVRTLSLRGAILLQISAATSLGTVALAANQIVMTMWNFASFGLDALATAAQILVGQGLGSGNRERVRIVLRRNLLYGLRVGVVLGIVLAALSFVVPHLMSVDDAVAWLSTQTMWVTSAAMPIAAVAYILDGVLIGAGDTRKLAWYMIAALAAFTPVALFFSGPGAGWGTAGMLLLWAGYAVVFMGMRAGTMLWRVRGDEWMV; translated from the coding sequence GTGTCCACAGGTAAATCGAACCCGCGCGATATCGACCGTTCCATCCGGCAGCTCGCCCTACCCTCGCTAGCAACACTGCTCGCCGAGCCGCTGCTCATCGCAGTCGATACGACGATGGTCGGCCGCCTCGGCACGCATCCGCTCGCCGGGCTGTCGCTCGCGTCCACCGTGCTCACCACGCTGGTAGGGATATGCATTTTCCTGTCGTATGCGACGACGGCGGCCACCGCCCGCTACGTTGGTGCCAGCGAGCCAGCCAAGGGGTTGCGCCAAGGGATTGACGGCATGTGGCTGGGCGCCGGACTCGGAGTGATCCTCGGCGTCGTCCTCTTCGCGTTCGCACCCACCATTCTGGGCTGGTTCGGCCCGGAAGCGCCCGTTCTTGACCAAGCAGTCCGGTATGCCCGCACCTCCGCGCTCGGCCTGCCGGGCATGCTGCTCGTCCTCGCGGCGAACGGCACGTTGCGCGGATTCGCCGACACCCGCACGCCCCTCATCGCCGCCACCGCGGGAGCGCTGCTCAACATTCCGCTCAACGCCGTGCTCATCTACCCGGTCGGCCTCGGTGTGGCAGGCGCCGGACTCGGCACGGCGATCGCGCAGATCGCGATGGGCGCCTACCTCGGCGTCGTCGTTAAAAACCTGGCCCGCACACACGCCGTAGCCCTGCGCCCCAGCGGCGCCGGCGTGCTGCGCTCACTCAAAGACGCCGTGCCGCTCATCGTCCGCACGCTCTCCCTACGCGGCGCGATCCTCCTCCAAATCTCGGCGGCCACCTCGCTCGGCACGGTAGCGCTGGCCGCCAACCAGATCGTCATGACGATGTGGAACTTCGCCTCATTCGGCCTCGACGCGCTCGCCACAGCAGCACAAATCCTCGTCGGCCAAGGCCTCGGCTCGGGCAACCGCGAGCGCGTCCGCATCGTTTTGCGCCGCAATCTCCTCTACGGCCTGCGAGTCGGCGTGGTGCTCGGCATCGTGCTCGCGGCGCTCTCGTTCGTGGTTCCGCATCTGATGAGCGTCGACGACGCCGTCGCCTGGCTGTCCACCCAAACCATGTGGGTGACAAGCGCGGCAATGCCAATCGCGGCGGTCGCCTACATTTTGGACGGCGTGCTCATCGGCGCCGGCGACACGCGCAAGCTGGCCTGGTACATGATCGCCGCGCTGGCCGCGTTCACACCCGTAGCACTGTTTTTTAGCGGCCCGGGCGCGGGCTGGGGAACCGCCGGGATGCTGTTGCTGTGGGCGGGCTATGCCGTGGTGTTCATGGGCATGCGCGCCGGCACGATGCTGTGGCGCGTGCGCGGCGACGAGTGGATGGTTTAG
- a CDS encoding ABC transporter ATP-binding protein, with protein MSEPSVKQILRWLTSITRPVHAPLLASTMFRFAYLTLEILLFGVAGWGVAKIAQGEGSAHLLLWLVVIAVVKALSFYLEQFLGHYVAFKALELLRGHSFAKLWPKAPGILLHSRSGDLLASLTADVQRIEVVYAHTFAPVVSAVVVPTAVLITVGATVSWPLVAIPALCYLVSIAVVPVLGIRRSFAATDAALRARGELTAHVTDSIFGIEEVVGYGRQESRLAETDEISDVVNRHSRTPAYYRGLRRGLNLLLLLVSTTAVVGVGMHLELALPLLVGLAAGSLRLFEGPRGVEDAVGALDASIASARRLWHLTHAPEPVTSGSRDFPELGGGVEWRDVTYTYPSSRTAHVAAVKNVTVTAPAGKHTVFVGTSGSGKTTALQLLLRFDDPDSGQVLIGGVPVRELKLGELRSNVVLVQQRNQLLDTTIAENLRLGAPTASDDDLWWALTVAELDAEVRAMPDGLETKVGQDGSQLSGGQAQRLSLARALLMRPAVLLFDEFTSNLNVELARTIRANLASEFPGLTTIEVTHRVSEAADADVIYRFDSGRAEQVSADQVVS; from the coding sequence ATGAGTGAACCTTCCGTCAAGCAGATTTTGAGGTGGTTGACCTCGATCACGCGACCCGTGCACGCACCCCTGCTGGCCTCGACCATGTTCCGCTTCGCCTACCTCACGCTCGAAATCTTGTTGTTTGGCGTGGCCGGGTGGGGCGTTGCGAAGATCGCCCAAGGTGAGGGCTCCGCGCACCTGTTGCTGTGGCTGGTGGTCATCGCCGTCGTGAAAGCGCTGAGCTTCTACCTCGAACAGTTCCTCGGGCACTATGTGGCCTTCAAGGCGCTCGAACTGTTGCGCGGGCATTCGTTTGCCAAGCTGTGGCCGAAGGCGCCAGGCATTTTATTGCACTCGCGTTCTGGCGATTTGCTCGCCTCCCTGACGGCCGACGTGCAGCGGATCGAAGTGGTTTACGCGCACACGTTCGCCCCGGTCGTGTCGGCCGTCGTCGTGCCGACGGCGGTACTCATCACGGTTGGCGCCACGGTGAGCTGGCCGCTCGTCGCGATCCCCGCCCTGTGCTATCTCGTGTCGATTGCCGTGGTGCCGGTGTTGGGAATCCGGCGGTCGTTCGCCGCCACCGACGCCGCGTTGCGCGCTCGCGGAGAATTAACAGCGCACGTCACCGACTCGATCTTCGGCATCGAAGAGGTGGTTGGTTACGGCCGCCAAGAATCCCGCCTGGCAGAAACGGACGAGATATCCGACGTCGTTAACCGGCATTCGCGCACGCCCGCCTACTATCGGGGGCTGCGCCGCGGGCTCAACCTGCTGTTGCTGCTCGTGTCGACCACCGCCGTCGTCGGGGTTGGGATGCACCTGGAGCTCGCGTTGCCGCTGCTGGTTGGCCTAGCCGCGGGAAGCTTGCGCCTGTTCGAAGGGCCGCGCGGCGTGGAAGACGCCGTGGGCGCGCTCGACGCCTCGATCGCATCGGCCCGCAGGCTCTGGCACCTTACCCACGCGCCCGAACCCGTCACCAGCGGCAGCCGGGACTTCCCAGAGCTGGGCGGCGGCGTGGAATGGCGCGATGTCACCTACACGTATCCCAGCTCGCGTACGGCGCACGTCGCCGCCGTGAAGAACGTGACCGTGACGGCGCCTGCGGGTAAGCACACGGTGTTCGTGGGAACGAGCGGCAGCGGCAAGACCACCGCGTTGCAGCTCCTTTTGCGTTTCGACGATCCCGACTCCGGGCAGGTACTCATCGGCGGCGTGCCAGTGCGCGAGCTCAAGCTCGGCGAACTGCGCTCGAACGTGGTGCTCGTGCAGCAGCGCAACCAGCTCCTGGACACAACGATTGCCGAAAATCTGCGGCTTGGTGCCCCGACGGCGTCGGACGACGATCTGTGGTGGGCACTCACCGTGGCTGAACTCGACGCGGAAGTGCGCGCCATGCCGGACGGCCTGGAGACGAAGGTGGGCCAAGACGGCTCGCAGCTGTCCGGCGGGCAGGCCCAACGCCTGAGCCTGGCGCGTGCACTGCTCATGCGGCCGGCCGTGCTGCTTTTTGACGAATTTACGTCCAACCTCAACGTTGAACTGGCACGCACAATCCGAGCAAATTTGGCGAGTGAGTTTCCGGGGCTGACGACCATCGAGGTCACGCACCGGGTGAGCGAGGCGGCCGACGCCGACGTCATCTACCGGTTCGATTCTGGGCGCGCCGAGCAGGTGTCAGCCGACCAGGTGGTTTCCTAA